Genomic DNA from Streptomyces venezuelae:
TCCACGCCAGGTCCGGGTCGGGGAGCGTCAGGCCGAGGGATTCCGCCTGGGGGACGCAGATGTCCACGAAGCGCTGGCGCAGCTCGTCGTTCGAGTGGCGCTTGATCTTCCACGTCATGGACTGCTCGGAGTGCGAGGACTCGTCGTCGGGCGGGCCGAACATCATCAGGGACGGCCACCACCAGCGGTCCACCGCGTCCTGGGCCATGGCGTGCTGCGCCTCGGTGCCGCGGCTGAGGGCGAGCAGCGACTCGTACCCCTGGCGCTGGTGGAAGGACTCCTCCTTGCAGACGCGGACCATCGCCCGCGCGTACGGCCCGTACGAACACCGGCACAGGGGGACCTGGTTGGTGATCGCCGCGCCGTCCACGAGCCAGCCGATCGCACCCACGTCGGCCCAGGTCAACGTGGGGTAGTTGAAGATCGACGAGTACTTCTGGCGGCCGGAGTGCAGCTTGTCGAGCAGTTCGTCACGGCTCGCGCCGAGGGTCTCCGCCGCGCTGTACAGATACAGGCCGTGGCCGGCCTCGTCCTGCACCTTGGCCATGAGGATCGCCTTGCGCCGCAGGGAGGGGGCGCGGGTGATCCAGTTGGCCTCCGGCTGCATGCCGATGATCTCGGAGTGCGCGTGCTGGGCGATCTGGCGCACGAGGGACGCGCGATACGCGTCCGGCATCCAGTCGCGCGGCTCGATGCGCTCGTCGGCGGCGACCGCCGCGTCGAAGACGGCCTGGTACTCCGCTGCGCGCGCGGCAGGGTCCGCGGCGGGCGCGGCCTCGTCCGGCTCCGTGCCCGCCGCCTGGTGTGCGGCTGCTGTCGCCATCTCGGTCCCCCTCGACCTGTGAGCGAACCGCCCGACCGATCGTTCGGTTCGTTGAATTCAATGGTGCGGTCCTCCGCCATAAGGTGTCAACCCTGTGGATAACTTCACGGACGCTGTGCGTGGTGGGCAGGCGTGAGTACCGTTCCGGCGGCAGGGTTCGGTGCGGGAACGGGGAACGGGGCGGAATGGACCGGAACGACGAGGGCTCCGGTGAGGGGCCCGGTGAATCTGTCGGGGCCGAAGCGGGTGGCCCGGAGGCCGAGCGGCCGGTCCGGGTCGGGATCGCCGGGCTCAGGCTCGGCTACCAGATCGCCGCCGCGTGCGCCCTCGCCGTCGTCGCCGCGGCCGCCTGCGTCCACGTGGCCATGCTGTTCCTGCACGTCGCGCCCTCGAACACGCTGACCAAGCAGCACGGGGACGTGGTCGACGAATGGATCTACCCCGAGTTCGAGCAGAACTGGAAGCTCTTCGCGCCCAACCCGCTCCAGCAGAACGTCGCCGTCCAGGCCCGTGCGGAGCTCCGCACGGCTGACGGGGGCGTGCGGACCACCGACTGGTACGGCCTCTCCGCCATGGACGGTGCCGCCATCGACGGAAGCCTGCTGCCCAGCCACACGCAGCAGAACGAACTCCGCCGCGCCTGGGACTTCTACGTGGGCTCGCACGACTCGCAGAATCGTCCCGTCGGCCTGCGGGGCCAGCTCTCCGAGCGCTACGTCCGCCGCATCGCGTACATGCGGCTCGACCGCGAGGAGCCGGGACGCGAGGGCGACGAGATCGCCCGTGTGCAGTTGCGCTCGAAGACGACCAACGTGCGGCCGCCGAAGTGGAGCGACGAGAAGGTCTCCCTCAAGCCCACGTACCGGGTGCTCCCGTGGTGGACGGTGGAGCCGGACGACCTGCCGCTCGCCGAAGGAAGGGGCCGCGTGGACGCCGATACGAAGAGCCACGCAGGCGTCGGTACGAAGGGGCGCGCGGACACCGAAGCGGAGGGTGCTGCCCGATGAGCCGCTTCGAGCACCCTCTGGCGCGGGGCCTCAGCAATGTCACGGGCTTCGCCCTGGGGCCGTACCAGACCGCGGTGATCCGTATCGGATTCGCCGGCACCTGGCTGTTCTTCCTGCTGCGCGAGCTGCCCCACCGTCACGAGATGTACGGGCCCGACGGTCCCTGGAACTGGGACATGGCGCAGCAGCTCATCGCGAACAACGGTGCCTTCACCGCGCTGATGTGGTCGGACGGGCACCTCTGGTTCGAGATCGTCTACGCGGTGGGCATCCTCAGCAGCGTCCTGCTGCTGCTCGGCTGGCACACGCGCGCGATGTCCGTGCTCTTCATGATCGGGGTGCTGTCGCTGCAGAACCGCAGCATCTTCATGGGGGACGGCGGTGACAACGTCATCCACCTGATGTCGACGTATCTGGTCTTCACGCGCTGCGGCCAGGTCTGGTCGCTGGACGCGCGGCGGGCGGAACGCGCGCGTGAGGGCGGGCAGGACCCGGCCGGTCCTGCCGGGCCCGTCCTGTGGTGGGTGCTCGGGCTCGCATTGTCCGTCGTGACGTTCATGGGGGAGCTCAGCGGTGGCTGGCTGCTGCTCTTCTGGGGGCTGTGGCTTGCGCACGGCCTCTGGTGGGCCGTGGGGCGGCGGGCCCCGGGGAGCGAGCTGCGGAAGCTGCTCGATGTCGTGGCCAACCTCGCCCACAACGCGGGCCTGCTGGTGATCATGGTCGAGGCCTGTCTGATCTACGCGACCGCCGGCTGGTACAAGATCCAGGGGAGTCGCTGGCAGGACGGCACGGCCGTGTACTACCCGCTGAACCTCGACTACTTCTCCCCGTGGCCCGCGCTCTCCGAACTGCTCTCGTCCCACGGCATCATGGTGCTCCTGGTGACGTACGGAACGGTCGCCGTACAGGTGGCCTTCCCCTTCGCCCTCTTCAACCGCCGGGTCAAGAACGTCCTGCTCGTGGCCATGATCGTCGAGCACTCCGCGATCGCGGTCGTTCTGGGGCTGCCGTTCTTCTCGCTCGCGATGATCGCGGCCGACGCGGTGTTCCTGCCGACGTCATTCCTGCGGCGGCTCGGCCGGTGGGCGGCACGCGTGCGTGAAGGGGCGTTATCCCGGCTTCCGCTTTCTCGCGGCAGTGATGTGCCGGAGCAGCGGTCCGGTGACGCCGAGGGTTCCGCGAAATTCGTGGGGACTGGGGACTCCGCCAGGTCTGCGGATTCCGGGGACGCCACCGAGTCCATGGCTTCCGGGGACTCCGTGGCCGGGGCGCGGGGCGAGGAACCCACCGGCCCCGCCCACGTAGGCTTCACGCCATGAACAGGACGGACGGGGCGGACCCCGAGGGCGCCGTGCGCGCCTGGCGCGGGCTCGCCGATACGTCCGTGCTGCTGGACGGTTTCCACGCGGTCAAGCACGCCCTGCGCTTCGACGCGCGGGTGCCGGTGGCGCTGACCAGTGACCGGCCCGCTGTCCTGGCCCTGGCGGATGAGCTCGCGCCGGATGTGAAGGACGCGCTCGACGAGCTCCTGACCCAGGTCCCGGACGACCGGCTGCGCGCCCTGGTGCCGCGGCTGCATCCCACGGCCATGGCCGCCCTCGCGGTACGTCCTTCGCGCGCGGCCAACCTGGAGGCGCTGCGGAGGCCGTCCCGGTCCGCGCCGGTCGTCGTGCTCGACGATCCGCGCAACCTGGGCAACGCCGGCGCGGTGATCCGGCTCGCCGCCGGGTTCGGGGCGACCGGGGTCGTGACGACCGGCACGCTCGACCCATGGCACCCCACCGTGGTGCGGGGCGGCGCGGGCCTGCACTTCGCGACCGCCGTGGAACGCGTGGAGGTGGCGGACCTCCCGCCCGGCCCTGTCTTCGCGCTCGACGCGGAGGGCGATGACATCAGGGGGCTGAAGCTTCCGGACGACGCCGTGCTCGCCTTCGGCTCGGAGCGCAGCGGGCTGTCGGCCGCACTGCGTGAGCGCGCGGACCACCTGGTGTCCCTGCCGATGCGCCCGCAGGTGTCCAGCTACAACCTGGCGACGAGCGTCGGCATGGCGCTCTTCCACTGGTCGGCGGGCAGGCCCCCGGGGCCGGAGGCCTGACCCGCCGCGCGTCATGCGAGACGCGCAAGCCGTCACGCGTCCTTGCGGATCTCCACCACGCGGAAGCGGTTGGCCACGAAGGCGCCGTCGCACAGTGCGGCGTTCGCCGCGGGGTTGCCGCCCGAGCCGTGGAAGTCCGAGAACGCCGCCGTCTGGTTCACGTAGACACCGCCTGTGAGGTTCAGGGACAGCTGGGCGCACTCTTCGAGGCAGGTCTCCTCGACGGTGGCGGAGAACTCCTCCGACGTCGTGTACGCCCCGACGGTCATCGCTCCCTTGTCACGCACCGTGCGGCGCAGCAGCTCCACCGCGTCCTCCCCGGAGTCGACGGCGACCGCGAAGGAGACCGGGCCGAAGCACTCGCTCAGATACGCGGCCTCGGCGTCCGGCTTGGCGCCGTCCAGCTTGACGATCACCGGGGTGCGGACGACGGCGTCCGGGAACTCCGGGTTGGTGATCTCCCGCGAGGGGAGGGCGACCTCGCCGAGGCCCGCGGCGGCTTCCAGGCGGGACTTCACGTCCGGGTTGACCAGAGCGCCCAGGATGCCGTTCGCCCGCGCATCGTCGCCCAGCAGGCCGTTCACCGAGGCCGCGAGGTCGGCGACCACGTCGTCGTACGACTTCGCGCCCGCGTCGGTCTGAATCCCGTCCCGGGGGATCAGCAGGTTCTGCGGGGTGGTGCACATCTGGCCGCTGTACAGAGACAGGGAGAAGGCCAGGTTGGCCAGCATTCCCTTGTAGTCGTCCGTCGACTCGACGACGACGGTGTTGACGCCGGCCTTCTCCGTGTAGACCTGCGCCTGGCGGGCGTTGGCCTCGAGCCAGTCGCCGAAGGACGTCGATCCGGTGTAGTCGATCAGCTTGATCTCGGGGCGCACGGCGAGCGTCTTGGCGATGCCCTCGCCGGGCCGCTCGACGGCCAGGCAGACGAGGTTCGGGTCGAAGCCCGCCTCGGCGAGGACCTCACGGGCGATGCGCACCGTGAGCGCCAGGGGCAGGACCGCGCGCGGGTGGGGCTTGACCAGGACGGGGTTGCCGGTGGCGAGCGAGGCGAACAGTCCGGGATAGCCGTTCCACGTCGGGAACGTGTTGCAGCCGATCATGAGCGAGATGCCGCGCGCGACGGGCGTGAACCGCTTGTTCAGGGCGATCGGATCGCGCTTGCCCTGGGGCTTGGTCCACTCGGCGGCGTCAGGGGTGCGGGACTGCTCGACGTACGCGTAGGCGACCGCTTCGAGGCCGCGGTCCTGCGCGTGCGGGCCGCCCGCCTGGAAGGCCATCATGAAGGCCTGGCCGCTGGTGTGCATGACCGCGTGCGCGAATTCGTGCGTGCGGGCGCTGATGCGCGACAGGATCTCCAGACAGACCACGGCGCGCACCTCCGCGCCCGCGTCGCGCCAGGCGCGCATCCCGGTGCGCATGGCGGGCAGCAGGGTGTCGATGTCCGGGTGGGGGTACGTGATCCCCAACTCCGGGCCGTACGGAGAGACCTCGCCGCCGACCCAGTCGTCCGTGCCGGGCTGGTCGAGGTCGAAGCGGGTGCCCTGGAGGGCGTCGAAGGCGGCCTTTCCCTCGGGCAGGCTCAGGCTGCCGTTCTCCCCGTACGCCTTCGGGTGCTCGGGGTGGGGGGACCAGTACGCACGCGTGCGGATGGTCTCCAGCGCCTGGTCGAGGGTGGGCCGGTGCTTGGCGATCAGCTGGGGCGCGGTGAGTTCGGCGGCCATGACGGGACCAACTCCTCCTCGGGCAGCTCTTCGTCGAGCTGGCGAGCTGGGCAGGGACGGTGGGCAGGAACGCTCTGACAGGGCTAGAGTAACCGAACGATCGGTCGGGACAAGGGGGTCCGCCAAAGCTGTGGACAACTTCTCGACGGCCACCCCCGGACCCTGCGGCCGACGGGCCGTGCGGGAGGATCGCGAACATGACAGCACTCGAGCTCAGCAGCGCCGTTGCCGTGGTCGGCACCGGAACCATGGGGCAGGGCATCGCGCAGGTCGCCCTGGTCGCGGGGCACCCCGTGCGGCTGTACGACGCCGCGCCGGGCCGCGCGAAGGCGGCGGCCGACGCGATCGGTGCGCGCCTGGACCGGCTCGTCGAGAAGGGCAGGCTCACCGCCGAGGACCGCGCCGCGGCCGGCGCCCGGCTCACCCCCGCCGAGAGCCTCGCCGAGCTCGCCGGCTGTGGTCTCGTCGTCGAGGCGATCCTCGAACAACTCGACGTGAAGCAGCGCCTTTTCCAGGACCTCGAAGAGGTCGTCGCCGAGGAATGTCTGCTGGCCACGAACACGTCGTCCCTCTCCGTGACCGCGATCGCGGGCGCCCTGCGCGCACCGGGCCGCTTCGTCGGCCTGCACTTCTTCAACCCGGCCCCCCTGCTCCCTCTCGTCGAGGTCGTCAGCGGCTTCGCGACGGAGGAGACCGCCGCCACGCGCGCGTACGAGACGGCCAAGACCTGGGGGAAGACCCCGGTGCGCTGCGCGGACACCCCCGGCTTCATCGTCAACCGCATCGCACGGCCTTTCTACGCCGAGGCGCTGCGCCTGTACGAGGAGCGGGTCGCCGACCCCGCCACGATCGACGCCGTCCTGCGCGAGTGCGGCGGATTCAAGATGGGTCCCTTCGAACTCACCGACCTCATCGGCCAGGACGTCAACGAAGCCGTCACACGCTCCGTGTGGGAGTCCTTCTTCCAGGACCCCAAGTTCACGCCGTCCCTCGCGCAGCGCCGCCTCGTGGAGTCCCGCCGCCTCGGACGGAAGTCGGGCCAGGGCTGGTACGCGTACGGGGACGACGCCCCGCGCGCGGAGCCGCACACCGCGCCGCCCGCACAGGCACCGGAGTCCGTCACCGTGCACGGCGACCTCTTCCCGGCGGAGGCGCTGACCGCCCTCATGGAGGAGGCGGGCATCCGGGTCGGACGCGGCGAGGGCGTCCCCGAGTACCCCGGCTCCATCGAGCTCCCCGGCGGGGCCCGGCTCGCCCTGGCCGACGGCACGGCCGCCGACACCGACGCCGAGCCCACCATCCACTTCGACCTTGCGCTGGACTACCGCGCCGCCACCAGGATCGCCCTCGCCCCCTCGAGCAGGGTCGACGAACAGTCCCTGAACGAGGCGATCGGCCTCTTCCAGGCGCTCGGCAAGAAGGTCAGCGTCATCGGGCACACCCCCGGCATGATCGTCGCCCGTACGGTGTGGATGCTCGTCGACTTCGCCCTGGACGCCGTCGGGCGCGAGGTCGCGGACGCCGAGGACATCGACACCGCCATGCGGCTCGGCGTCAACTACCCGCTCGGACCCATCGCATGGGGCCGCCGCCTCACCGCGTACCGGGTGGCAGAGGCGCTCGACGCCCTGCACGACGAGTACCCCACCGGGCGCTACGCGCCCTCCCAGGCACTGCGGCGCCAAGCCGTGCGAGAGGAGTACTCATGACCATCGCCCGGCGCGACACGTACACCCCGGAGACGCTCCTGAGCGTGGCCGTGCGGGTCTTCAACGAGCGCGGCTACGACGGCACGTCCATGGAGCACCTCTCCAAGGCCGCCGGCATCTCCAAGTCGTCGATCTACCACCACGTGGCGGGCAAGGAGGAGCTGCTGCGCCGCGCCGTGAGCCGGGCGCTCGACGGGCTCTTCGGGATCCTCGCCGAGGACGACGCGCGCGTGGGCAGCGCGGTGCGGCGTCTGGAGTACGTCACGCGCCGCACCGTCGAGGTGCTGGTCGCCGAACTGCCCTACGTGACACTGCTCCTGCGGGTGCGCGGCAACACGGACACCGAGCGCTGGGCCATGGAGCGGCGCAGGGAGTTCGATCAGCAGGTGGCGGCGCTCCTCAAGGAGGCAGTCGCCGACGGTGACCTGCGCTCCGACGTCGAACTGCGCCTCGCCACCCGGCTGCTCTTCGGGATGATCAACTCCATCGTGGAGTGGTACCGGCCGGAGAGCCGGGGTGCCGCCAACGGCGAACAGATCGCCGACGCGGTCGTGCAACTGGCTTTCGCGGGCCTGCGCACGGACCGCTGAGCCCGGGGCCCAAGGCGGGCTCTCAGCCGTCCGGCTCCATGTCGTCCTCCTCGAAGACCAGCAACGTACGCGTGCTGAGGACTTCGGGGATGGACTGCAGCCGGGTCAGCACCAGCTCACGCAGGGCTCGGTTGTCCGGCGTGTGCACCAGGAGCAGTACGTCGAAGTCGCCGCTGACCAGGGCGATGTGGGACGCACCCGGAAGTGCGCGCAGATGCTCGCGCACCGTGCGCCAGGTGTTCTGGACGATCTTCAGCGTGATGTAGGCGGACGCGCCCTGCCCGGCGCGTTCGTGATTGATGCGCGCCCCGAAGCCCCGGATGACGCCGTCGTCGATGAGGCGGTTGATGCGCGCGTACGCGTTGGCCCGTGACACATGGACCCGTTCGGCCACGGAGCGTATCGAGGCGCGACCGTCCGTGTGCAGGATCTGCAGGATGTCGCGGTCTATGGCATCCAGGGGCCGGGGATCCGGAATCTGTGGCTCGGGACGGTCGCCGTCCGGTCCGTCGGCCATTCGTTCAGGTGCCATGTCCCCCCGCCTCCCTACCATGGACGTACTGCATCCATCCCAGGCTGTGCAGAACCGTTTGTCCACAGCCTGGAGGCGCCTGTAGCCAAAATGTGCCGACGACCGAACAATCGGTAGGTGAGGCGCATCACGTCGCGTGCCTCTTATGCCGCTCCCACGAGGAGACCGCTTCCCCCAGGAGGTGCCGTCATGACGGTCATGGAGCAGCGGGGCGCCTACCGGCCCACCCCGCCCCCCGCTTGGCAGCCCAGGACCGACCCCGCGCCGCTGCTGCCGGACGCGGAGCCCTACCGCGTCCTGGGCACCGGCGCCGCCGACAAGGTCGACCCGGAGCTGCTGCGGCGGCTCTACGCGGAGCTGGTGCGCGGCCGTCGGTACAACACGCAGGCGACGGCGCTGACCAAACAGGGCAGGCTCGCGGTCTATCCCTCCAGCACCGGGCAGGAGGCGTGCGAGATCGCCGCCGCCCTCGCCCTGGAGGAGCGGGACTGGCTCTTTCCCAGTTACCGGGACACGCTCGCCGTGGTCGCCCGCGGCCTCGCCCCCGCGAGCGCGCTGACCTTGTTGCGCGGCGACTGGCACACCGGATACGACCCGCGCGAGCACCGCATAGCGCCGCTGAGCACCCCTCTTGCGACCCAGCTCCCCCATGCCGTCGGCCTCGCGCACGCGGCCCGGCTCAAGGGCGACGGCGTCGTCGCGCTCGCCATGGTCGGTGACGGCGGCACCAGCGAGGGCGACTTCCACGAGGCGCTGAACTTCGCCGCAGTGTGGCAGGCCCCCGTCGTCTTCCTCGTGCAGAACAACGGCTTCGCGATCTCCGTGCCGCTCGCCAAGCAGACGGCGGCCCCGTCCCTGGCCCACAAGGCCGTGGGGTACGGCATGCCGGGACGCCTGGTCGACGGCAACGACGCGGCGGCGATGCACGAGGTGCTGAGCGAAGCGGTCGCCCGCGCGCGTGAGGGTGGCGGCCCCACGCTCGTCGAGGCGGTCACGTACCGCATGGAGGCGCACACGAACGCCGACGACGCCACTCGCTACCGACAGGACACCGACGTCGAGGCCTGGCGCGACCACGACCCGATCCTGCTCATGGAGCGGGAGCTCACGGAGCGCGGACTCCTGGACGACGACATGAAGCGGCAGGCAAGCGACGACGCCGAGGCCATGGCCGCCGACCTGCGCGAACACATGAACCAGGAGCCCGTGCTCGACCCCATGGACCTCTTCACGCACGTGTACGCCGAGCAGACCTCCCAGCTCAGGGAGCAGGCGGCACAGTTGCGGGCCGAGCTCGAAGTCGCCTCGGAAGAGGCCGAGGAGGAAGCCCGATGACCACGGTCGCGGCGAAGCCGGCCACCAAACCGGCCACCATGGCGCAGGCGCTCGGGCGCGCGCTGCGGGACTCGATGGCCGAGGACCCGTCCGTCCACGTCCTCGGAGAGGACGTCGGAGCGCTCGGCGGTGTCTTCAGGGTGACCGACGGGCTCGCGGCGGAGTTCGGCGAGGACCGCTGCACCGACACGCCCCTCGCCGAGGCGGGCATCCTCGGCACGGCGGTAGGCATGGCGATGTACGGGCTGCGGCCGGTCGTCGAGATGCAGTTCGACGCGTTCGCGTACCCCGCCTTCGAGCAGCTGATCTCACACGTGGCGCGGATGCGGAACCGCACGCGGGGCGCGTTGCCGCTGCCCATCACCGTGCGCGTGCCCTACGGCGGCGGCATCGGCGGCGTCGAGCACCACAGCGATTCCTCCGAGGCGTACTACATCGCGACCCCCGGCCTGCACGTCGTCACGCCCGCCACGGTGTCCGACGCCTACGGCCTGCTGCGCGCCTCCATCGCCTCCGACGACCCCGTCGTCTTCCTGGAGCCGAAGCGGCTGTACTGGTCGAAGGCCGACTGGAACCCGGAGGCACCGCAAGCCGTTGAACCGATAGGCCGCGCGGTGGTGCGGCGCACCGGGCGCAGCGCCACGCTCATCACGTACGGACCGTCCGTGCCCGTCTGCCTGGAGGCGGCGGAGGCGGCCCGCGCCGAGGGCTGGGACCTCGAAGTGGTCGACCTGCGCTCCCTCGTGCCGTTCGACGACGAGACGGTCGCCGCGTCCGTGCGGCGGACCGGGCGGGCCGTCGTCGTCCACGAGTCGGGCGGCTTCGGTGGTCCCGGCGGCGAGATCGCCGCGCGTGTCACCGAGCGGTGCTTCCACCACCTGGAGGCGCCGGTGCTGCGCGTCGCGGGCTTCGACATCCCGTACCCTCCGCCGATGCTGGAGAAGCACCATCTCCCGGGCGTCGACCGGATCCTGGACGCGGTCGCGCGGCTGCAGTGGGAGGCGGACAGCTGATGGCCCAGGTCCTTGAATTCAAGCTGCCCGACCTCGGGGAAGGGCTGACGGAGGCGGAAGTCGTCCGCTGGCTCGTCGACGTCGGCGACGTCGTGACCGTGGACCAGCCGGTCGTCGAGGTCGAGACGGCCAAGGCGATGGTCGAGGTGCCGTGCCCCTACGGAGGCGTGGTCACCGCCCGCTTCGGCGAGGAGGGCACGGAACTGCCGGTGGGCGCGCCGCTGTTGACGGTCGCGGTGGGAGCGGGTTCTGGCGGGGCGCCTGAGGAGCCTGCTGATCGGGCCATGCAGGCCGCCGCGGAGCGCGCGGCCGCGGAACAGACGGCTGCGGAGCAGGGCGGTGCGGAGTCCTCCGGGAACGTGCTGGTCGGGTACGGGACGACGGCGGCACCTGCGCGGCGGCGCCGGGTGCGGGCGGTGCGGGTCTCCGCGCCACCGACTTCCGCGCCCGCCGATCCGGCTCCGGCTCCTCCCACCGCTCCGGCTCCAGCCGCGCCTGCCTCGGCCGCACCTCCCTCAACCTCCCCGGCCGCAAAGGCTCCCGCCCCCGGGGCGCCCGCTCTCGATGGGCCAGTTCCGGTGATCTCTCCGCTGGTGCGCAAGCTGGCGCGGGAGAACGACGTGGACCTGCGCAGTCTGGTGGGGTCCGGGCCGGACGGGCTCATCCTTCGGGCCGACGTCGACGCCGCCGTCGAGGCGCGCCGGGCGGTGGCACAGGCCGGGACGTCCGACGAGGAACGCACACGCGCGCTCAAGGCAGCCGTCCGGGAGGACGACGAACTGATCCGCGCCGGACGTCATGAGGCGCGGCAGCGCGTGGAGGCCGGGGAGGAGCCGCGCAGGACAGGCCTCTACTCCCGGCACCCGCTGACCGGACTGCGCGGGCTCGTCGCCGACAAGATGTCCCGCAGTCGCCGCGAGATACCGGAGGCGACCTGCTGGGTCGACGCCGACGCGACCGAGCTGCTGGCGGCCCGCAAGGCCATGAACGACGCCATGACCGACCGCGAAGGACAGAAGGTGTCGCTGCTCGCGCTCCTCGCGCGGATCAGCGTGGCCGGACTGACCCGCTTCCCGGCGCTCAACTCCGCCGTGGACATGGAGGCGCGAGAGGTGCGGCAGTTCGCCGACATCCACCTCGGCTTCGCCGCGCAGACCCCGCGCGGCCTGGTCGTTCCCGTGGTGCGGCACGCGCAGTCGCGGTCGACCGGCTCGATCAACGCGGAGCTGATACGGCTCACGGAGTCCGCGCGCGCGGGAACGCTCACGCCGGGGGAGCTCACCGGAGGCACGTTCACGCTCAACAACTACGGGGTGTTCGGGGTCGACGGTTCCACGCCGATCATCAACCACCCCGAGGCGGCCATGCTCGGCGTCGGCCGGATCGTGCCCAGGCCGTGGGTGCACCAGGGCGAGTTGGCCGTGCGGCACGTGGTGCAGTTGTCGCTCACCTTCGACCACCGGGTGTGCGACGGCGGTACGGCGGGCGGCTTCCTGCGGTACGTGGCGGACTGCGTCGAGCAACCGGCGGTGTTGCTGCGGTCGGTGTGAGGAGCACGGGCGGGGGCCCTGGTGGAGGCGCGTGACGTAAGTCCCGTGCCTGTAGGGCCCTTCACGGGGGTGTCAATGATCCTTCGTATGCCCATACTCGGGGTGTGACCACGAAAGAGGGCGGCCCGTACGACGCCGTCGTGCTCGCCGGGGGCGGCGCCGCCCGCCTCGGCGGTGCGGACAAGCCGGGGGTGCGGGTCGGCGGCCGTGCGCTGATCGACCGGGTGCTCGCGGCGTGCTCCGGCGCGGGTACGACCGTCGTGGTGGCCGCGCCGCGGCCGACCGTGCGCCCCGTCGTCTGGGCGCGCGAGGAGCCCGCGGGCGGTGGCCCCCTGGCCGCGCTCGACGCGGGGCTCGCCCGCACGACGGCGGAACAGGTCGTCGTACTCTCCGCCGACCTGCCGTTCCTGGGCGAGCGGACCGTTCGCCGGCTTCTCGACGCGCTGGCCGGGAGCGGGGCGGACGGCGCGGTGCTCACCGACCCCGACGGCCGCGACCAGCCACTCGTCGCGGCCTATCGGCGTGACGCACTCCTGCGGGGGATCGCCGCGCTCGACGAGCGGGACGGCCACGGGGGCGGCGGGCTCGCCGGGCTGCCGTTGCGGCGGCTCACCGGGCGGCTCGCCCTCACCCGGGTCGCGGACCCTCTCGCCGCTTTCGACTGCGACACCTGGGACGACATCGCGTCCGCCCGGGCGCGGATCAGGGAGCATGGCAACGTGTTGGATGAATGGATTTCCGCAGTCAAGGACGAGCTGGGCATCGAGCTCGACGTCGACACCGGCGCCCTCCTGGACCTCGCTCGCGACGCCGCGCACGGCGTGGCCAGGCCCGCGGCACCGCTGACCACGTTCCTCGTCGGGTACGCGGCGGCGCAGGCCGCGGCGCGCGGCGGAGCGGCCGGTGGTGCCGAGGCGGTGGCCGAGGCGACGCGCAAGGCCGTGGCTCTCGCGGCCCGCTGGGCGGACGAGGACCAGCAGAACGCGAAGCCGGGCGCCGCGCAGCCCGAGTCCGCGCAGCCGGGCGCCGCCCAGGCCGAGTCAGAGGGGCCCGGCGCCGCCCAGCCCAAGTCCGCGTCGTCCGCCCCCGCGAGCCCCGGCGCCGCCCAGCCCGGCTCCCCTCGGCCCGCCCCCGCGCAGCCCGCTCCCGGTACGCCTC
This window encodes:
- a CDS encoding 3-hydroxyacyl-CoA dehydrogenase — translated: MTALELSSAVAVVGTGTMGQGIAQVALVAGHPVRLYDAAPGRAKAAADAIGARLDRLVEKGRLTAEDRAAAGARLTPAESLAELAGCGLVVEAILEQLDVKQRLFQDLEEVVAEECLLATNTSSLSVTAIAGALRAPGRFVGLHFFNPAPLLPLVEVVSGFATEETAATRAYETAKTWGKTPVRCADTPGFIVNRIARPFYAEALRLYEERVADPATIDAVLRECGGFKMGPFELTDLIGQDVNEAVTRSVWESFFQDPKFTPSLAQRRLVESRRLGRKSGQGWYAYGDDAPRAEPHTAPPAQAPESVTVHGDLFPAEALTALMEEAGIRVGRGEGVPEYPGSIELPGGARLALADGTAADTDAEPTIHFDLALDYRAATRIALAPSSRVDEQSLNEAIGLFQALGKKVSVIGHTPGMIVARTVWMLVDFALDAVGREVADAEDIDTAMRLGVNYPLGPIAWGRRLTAYRVAEALDALHDEYPTGRYAPSQALRRQAVREEYS
- a CDS encoding TetR/AcrR family transcriptional regulator, whose amino-acid sequence is MTIARRDTYTPETLLSVAVRVFNERGYDGTSMEHLSKAAGISKSSIYHHVAGKEELLRRAVSRALDGLFGILAEDDARVGSAVRRLEYVTRRTVEVLVAELPYVTLLLRVRGNTDTERWAMERRREFDQQVAALLKEAVADGDLRSDVELRLATRLLFGMINSIVEWYRPESRGAANGEQIADAVVQLAFAGLRTDR
- a CDS encoding Lrp/AsnC family transcriptional regulator, which codes for MADGPDGDRPEPQIPDPRPLDAIDRDILQILHTDGRASIRSVAERVHVSRANAYARINRLIDDGVIRGFGARINHERAGQGASAYITLKIVQNTWRTVREHLRALPGASHIALVSGDFDVLLLVHTPDNRALRELVLTRLQSIPEVLSTRTLLVFEEDDMEPDG
- the pdhA gene encoding pyruvate dehydrogenase (acetyl-transferring) E1 component subunit alpha; translated protein: MTVMEQRGAYRPTPPPAWQPRTDPAPLLPDAEPYRVLGTGAADKVDPELLRRLYAELVRGRRYNTQATALTKQGRLAVYPSSTGQEACEIAAALALEERDWLFPSYRDTLAVVARGLAPASALTLLRGDWHTGYDPREHRIAPLSTPLATQLPHAVGLAHAARLKGDGVVALAMVGDGGTSEGDFHEALNFAAVWQAPVVFLVQNNGFAISVPLAKQTAAPSLAHKAVGYGMPGRLVDGNDAAAMHEVLSEAVARAREGGGPTLVEAVTYRMEAHTNADDATRYRQDTDVEAWRDHDPILLMERELTERGLLDDDMKRQASDDAEAMAADLREHMNQEPVLDPMDLFTHVYAEQTSQLREQAAQLRAELEVASEEAEEEAR
- a CDS encoding alpha-ketoacid dehydrogenase subunit beta, with the protein product MTTVAAKPATKPATMAQALGRALRDSMAEDPSVHVLGEDVGALGGVFRVTDGLAAEFGEDRCTDTPLAEAGILGTAVGMAMYGLRPVVEMQFDAFAYPAFEQLISHVARMRNRTRGALPLPITVRVPYGGGIGGVEHHSDSSEAYYIATPGLHVVTPATVSDAYGLLRASIASDDPVVFLEPKRLYWSKADWNPEAPQAVEPIGRAVVRRTGRSATLITYGPSVPVCLEAAEAARAEGWDLEVVDLRSLVPFDDETVAASVRRTGRAVVVHESGGFGGPGGEIAARVTERCFHHLEAPVLRVAGFDIPYPPPMLEKHHLPGVDRILDAVARLQWEADS
- a CDS encoding dihydrolipoamide acetyltransferase family protein translates to MAQVLEFKLPDLGEGLTEAEVVRWLVDVGDVVTVDQPVVEVETAKAMVEVPCPYGGVVTARFGEEGTELPVGAPLLTVAVGAGSGGAPEEPADRAMQAAAERAAAEQTAAEQGGAESSGNVLVGYGTTAAPARRRRVRAVRVSAPPTSAPADPAPAPPTAPAPAAPASAAPPSTSPAAKAPAPGAPALDGPVPVISPLVRKLARENDVDLRSLVGSGPDGLILRADVDAAVEARRAVAQAGTSDEERTRALKAAVREDDELIRAGRHEARQRVEAGEEPRRTGLYSRHPLTGLRGLVADKMSRSRREIPEATCWVDADATELLAARKAMNDAMTDREGQKVSLLALLARISVAGLTRFPALNSAVDMEAREVRQFADIHLGFAAQTPRGLVVPVVRHAQSRSTGSINAELIRLTESARAGTLTPGELTGGTFTLNNYGVFGVDGSTPIINHPEAAMLGVGRIVPRPWVHQGELAVRHVVQLSLTFDHRVCDGGTAGGFLRYVADCVEQPAVLLRSV